In Penaeus monodon isolate SGIC_2016 chromosome 15, NSTDA_Pmon_1, whole genome shotgun sequence, a genomic segment contains:
- the LOC119582131 gene encoding transmembrane channel-like protein 7 yields the protein MHIYEYSCRETVRELSKPLRVKKEIRRRLTARRSFTRAASHNISGFKQFKYSMSMYWYKVRQSVEDTFHDYSLWHKELKEIEGMFGTGVGSYFRFLRYLFILNFVITVLV from the exons atgcatatttatgaatattcttGCAGAGAAACTGTAAGGGAGCTGAGCAAACCACtgcgagtaaaaaaagaaatcaggagAAGACTCACTGCACGGCGTTCATTCACACGTGCTGCTTCACATAATATATCAGGCTTTAAGCAGTTCAAGTACAGCATGAGTATGTATTGGTACAAG GTAAGGCAGTCAGTGGAAGACACGTTCCATGATTACAGCCTCTGGCATAAGGAGCTCAAGGAAATAGAAGGAATGTTTGGCACGGGTGTTGGTTCCTACTTCAGGTTTTTACGGTATCTCTTCATCCTGAACTTCGTCATCACTGTTTTAGTGTAA